A genomic region of Enterococcus sp. 12C11_DIV0727 contains the following coding sequences:
- a CDS encoding YdeI/OmpD-associated family protein: MKEYEDEIRKNPTSWEFFNQLSLSYKRDSIWWVMDAKKEETRRRRLNRLIVSWEEGKRLRP, from the coding sequence ATGAAAGAATATGAGGATGAAATCAGAAAAAATCCAACTTCTTGGGAATTTTTTAATCAGCTTTCACTTTCTTATAAAAGAGATTCTATTTGGTGGGTGATGGATGCTAAAAAAGAAGAAACTAGACGAAGAAGATTGAATCGATTAATTGTTTCATGGGAAGAAGGGAAAAGGTTAAGACCTTAG
- a CDS encoding ROK family protein, with protein MTQHNQAILALDIGGSAVKHGIWYNEKLYHQASFPTPLTRKNFYSSVQELCDSAYPEFLIKGIAVSCPGEPDELSGIVRGLSYVPFLHLCEFQNEFSQTLHLPVSLQNDANSAALAEMTLGIGKEHQHALFTIIGSGIGLSVVEDGKIIKNTTDKINNFEKFIADTIKTINNAKVSPVHIGRTVSLKSFKLPQTIEGKDVFELAKQGNAIAIQEIERMYTALAEILLFLNEAFKPDIIGIGGGISNNPDLLPLLNKQIDALTTNQTSKLNLYRSLYKTFNQPLSLPNIKICRFKNDANLVGAALHFEESHS; from the coding sequence ATGACTCAACATAATCAGGCTATTTTAGCGCTAGATATAGGCGGCTCCGCTGTCAAACATGGGATTTGGTACAACGAGAAACTGTATCACCAAGCTAGCTTCCCAACACCTTTGACTCGCAAAAATTTCTATAGTTCTGTACAAGAACTATGTGACAGTGCCTACCCAGAGTTTTTAATTAAAGGAATCGCTGTCAGCTGCCCTGGAGAGCCCGATGAACTATCTGGGATTGTACGTGGCTTAAGTTATGTTCCCTTTTTACATCTGTGTGAATTTCAAAATGAATTTTCGCAAACGTTACACTTGCCAGTCTCGTTGCAAAATGATGCAAACAGTGCAGCCCTCGCTGAAATGACACTAGGAATTGGAAAAGAGCATCAACACGCATTATTTACCATTATTGGCTCTGGTATCGGGCTCTCTGTTGTTGAAGACGGTAAGATTATTAAAAATACTACTGACAAAATTAACAATTTTGAAAAATTCATCGCTGATACAATTAAAACTATCAATAACGCAAAAGTTTCGCCTGTTCATATTGGACGAACAGTTTCCCTAAAAAGTTTTAAGTTACCTCAAACTATTGAAGGAAAAGATGTTTTTGAATTAGCTAAACAAGGGAATGCCATTGCTATCCAAGAAATTGAGCGAATGTATACTGCTCTTGCTGAGATCTTGTTATTTTTAAACGAAGCTTTCAAACCTGACATTATCGGTATTGGCGGTGGAATCAGTAATAACCCCGATCTTTTACCACTGTTGAACAAACAGATAGATGCATTAACCACAAATCAAACGAGTAAACTCAACCTTTACAGAAGTCTTTATAAAACCTTCAATCAACCCTTGTCATTGCCTAATATAAAAATTTGCCGTTTCAAAAACGATGCAAATCTTGTTGGGGCAGCTCTACATTTTGAAGAAAGCCATAGTTGA
- a CDS encoding winged helix-turn-helix transcriptional regulator, with the protein MSKIPQEGFFLLQDVIKGKWKSPILQYLDTGSKRPKELLDLCAGISTKVMNEQLTQLKEDGLIERIVFPEEVPVKVEYSLTVYGKQFIPLLHQLCELGEAHAKKHDLAIKETNYS; encoded by the coding sequence ATGTCAAAAATACCGCAAGAAGGTTTTTTTCTATTGCAAGATGTGATTAAAGGGAAATGGAAAAGCCCGATACTTCAATATCTAGATACAGGTAGTAAACGACCAAAAGAATTGCTAGATTTATGCGCTGGAATTTCTACAAAAGTAATGAATGAGCAACTTACGCAATTAAAGGAAGATGGTTTGATCGAACGAATTGTTTTTCCAGAAGAAGTTCCTGTAAAAGTCGAATATTCTTTAACAGTTTATGGAAAACAATTCATCCCATTATTACATCAACTGTGTGAACTTGGAGAAGCACATGCTAAAAAGCATGATTTAGCGATTAAAGAGACGAATTATTCTTAA
- a CDS encoding alpha/beta hydrolase, with product MKKRAILIIHGFGGNEKEILYLHDYLKQNNLDSFWIQLTGHDGNKENFSKVTSDQWLADVEQKLDELEQIYTQITCVGFSMGGLLTIQASERASIDQLVLCSTPIYLYNANVISQDLIKGLVFKKQEKLDYYFDSAKSISIHSCVQFLSLLQKTKKKIKKEHPSELKKKVLILQNRQDETTHYKSAYYLAKNINAQVVLKIYENGRHQLFLGGNKKRAVEDIKEFILN from the coding sequence ATGAAAAAAAGAGCAATATTGATTATCCATGGGTTTGGCGGTAATGAAAAAGAAATTCTCTATTTGCACGATTACTTAAAACAGAATAATCTTGATTCATTTTGGATCCAACTAACCGGACATGATGGAAATAAAGAAAATTTTTCAAAAGTAACTTCAGATCAATGGTTGGCAGATGTTGAGCAAAAACTAGATGAACTTGAGCAAATCTATACTCAGATTACTTGTGTTGGATTTTCAATGGGAGGGTTACTGACGATCCAGGCATCAGAACGAGCATCAATCGATCAATTGGTTTTGTGTAGCACACCGATTTATCTTTATAACGCTAACGTCATTAGCCAAGATCTCATAAAGGGATTAGTGTTTAAAAAACAGGAAAAATTAGATTATTATTTTGATTCTGCAAAATCGATTTCTATTCACTCATGTGTTCAATTCTTATCCTTACTTCAAAAAACAAAGAAAAAAATAAAGAAAGAACACCCATCTGAATTAAAGAAAAAAGTACTTATTCTGCAAAATAGACAAGATGAAACGACTCACTACAAGAGTGCTTATTATTTAGCCAAAAATATTAACGCACAGGTTGTTTTAAAAATATACGAGAACGGCAGACATCAGCTATTTTTAGGTGGAAATAAAAAACGTGCAGTAGAAGATATCAAGGAGTTTATCCTAAACTAA
- a CDS encoding aldo/keto reductase, which yields MDYVKFGNTGMDVSRLCLGAMGFGDPNSGFHEWVLEEAESMKVIKKALDLGINFFDTANVYSYGASERILGKALNQYANRDEIVVATKLFTTMKKNVPNSGGLSRKEIFHQIDVSLERLGMDYVDLYIIHRWDYKTPIEETMEALHDLVRSGKVRYIGASAMFAWQFSKAQAVADKHGWTKFVSMQNHLNLLYREEEREMLPLCEDQKIAVTPYSPLASGRLTRDWSAQTKRFELDKMAMSKYDTTADQDHIIVARVAEIAERRGVERVQVALAWLLQKEAVVAPIIGATKESHLTNAIPALDLVLTEAEVEFLEEPYVPHKVVGHQ from the coding sequence ATGGATTATGTAAAATTTGGTAACACTGGAATGGACGTTTCAAGATTGTGTTTAGGTGCGATGGGTTTTGGAGATCCTAATAGTGGATTCCATGAATGGGTCTTAGAAGAGGCAGAGAGTATGAAAGTCATTAAAAAAGCGCTTGATTTGGGCATTAATTTTTTTGATACAGCGAATGTCTATTCTTACGGTGCAAGTGAGCGTATTCTTGGAAAAGCACTCAATCAATATGCAAATCGTGATGAAATCGTTGTTGCCACCAAATTGTTTACAACGATGAAAAAAAATGTGCCAAATAGCGGGGGACTTTCAAGGAAAGAGATTTTTCATCAAATCGATGTGAGCTTAGAACGATTAGGCATGGACTATGTTGATTTATACATCATTCATCGCTGGGATTACAAGACACCGATCGAAGAAACGATGGAAGCTTTGCATGACCTGGTGAGATCTGGAAAAGTTCGCTATATTGGTGCTTCAGCGATGTTTGCATGGCAATTTTCGAAAGCACAGGCCGTGGCTGATAAACATGGCTGGACCAAATTTGTTTCTATGCAAAATCATTTGAACCTGTTATACCGTGAAGAAGAAAGAGAAATGCTGCCGTTGTGTGAGGATCAAAAAATTGCTGTTACACCATACAGTCCATTAGCTTCTGGTCGCTTAACTCGAGATTGGAGTGCTCAGACAAAACGTTTTGAATTAGATAAAATGGCGATGTCAAAATATGACACAACAGCGGATCAAGATCACATTATTGTTGCAAGAGTTGCCGAAATTGCAGAGAGACGTGGTGTAGAACGCGTACAAGTAGCTCTAGCTTGGTTGCTCCAAAAAGAAGCGGTCGTTGCACCTATTATTGGCGCAACAAAAGAAAGTCATTTGACTAATGCAATTCCAGCCCTAGATTTAGTTTTAACAGAGGCAGAGGTGGAATTTTTAGAAGAGCCTTATGTTCCGCACAAGGTCGTTGGACACCAATAA
- the rplS gene encoding 50S ribosomal protein L19 — translation MNPLIQELTQEQLRTDIPAFRPGDTVRVHAKVVEGTRERIQLFEGVVIGRRGTGISETYTVRKISNGVGVERTFPLHTPRVAQIEVVRYGKVRRAKLYYLRALHGKAARIKEIRR, via the coding sequence ATGAATCCATTAATTCAAGAATTAACACAAGAACAATTACGTACGGATATCCCTGCATTTCGTCCTGGAGACACTGTTCGCGTTCATGCGAAAGTAGTCGAAGGAACTCGCGAACGTATCCAATTATTTGAAGGAGTTGTTATCGGACGCCGCGGCACTGGTATCAGCGAAACTTATACAGTACGTAAAATTTCTAATGGTGTTGGTGTGGAACGTACATTCCCATTACACACACCACGTGTTGCTCAAATCGAAGTAGTTCGTTATGGTAAAGTTCGTCGTGCGAAACTTTATTACTTACGTGCATTACATGGTAAAGCAGCTCGTATTAAAGAAATTAGAAGATAA
- the rimM gene encoding ribosome maturation factor RimM (Essential for efficient processing of 16S rRNA), with protein MTEYLNVGKIVNTQGLKGEVRVISQTDFPELRYKKGTVLTLFQEKKAPIELTIQSHRKHKNFDIVTFENHSSINDVEKYRDGILKVSKEKLTDLPENEFYYHQIIGLTVVDEHDKELGKIKEILSPGANDVWVVQRPKKKDALIPYIESVVKSIDLENNVVHVEIPEGLIDDED; from the coding sequence GTGACTGAATATTTAAATGTTGGGAAAATCGTCAATACCCAAGGCTTAAAAGGGGAAGTTCGTGTGATTTCTCAAACAGATTTTCCGGAGTTACGTTATAAAAAAGGAACAGTCTTGACGTTATTTCAAGAGAAAAAGGCGCCGATCGAATTAACGATCCAATCTCATCGGAAGCATAAAAATTTTGACATCGTGACGTTTGAAAATCATTCTTCTATTAACGATGTTGAAAAATATCGTGATGGTATTTTGAAAGTATCAAAAGAAAAATTAACTGACCTACCAGAAAATGAATTTTACTATCATCAAATCATTGGGTTGACTGTTGTTGATGAGCATGATAAAGAATTGGGCAAAATCAAAGAAATCCTTTCACCAGGAGCAAACGATGTTTGGGTCGTTCAGCGACCAAAGAAAAAAGATGCCTTAATTCCTTATATTGAATCAGTTGTTAAGTCAATCGATTTAGAGAATAATGTGGTTCATGTAGAAATTCCAGAAGGTTTGATTGACGATGAAGATTGA
- a CDS encoding IS3 family transposase (programmed frameshift), whose protein sequence is MVDKRKSPRKFDEEFKKSIVKLYQGGKSQNALASEYGIALSSVARWVKQYSEVQIDDDTILTARQIKQLQKRNLQLEEENLILKKANCHIHATLNERLNAIRILRHEHSVVTLCRVLKVNRSTYYKRFSGKIAPRTAENQQLRKTILEIYILSKKRIGPAKVRRMLIRDYGISISIGRVYRLMSTMNLPKMSTVKPVFKPTTGQVSLKRPNHLKQAFNPPAPNQVWTSDFSYIPIGKKSFVYLCVILDLFSRKVIAWTVSKKIDTTLAITTIEKAIQVRKPTASVLFHTDQGSQYTSFEFRKFLENHSIVQSLSKPGYPWDNAVTEAFFKYMKKEELNRRTFSSLQEVHLACFEYIEGFYNSQRPHGTLDMLTPNEMEDKYFDSH, encoded by the exons ATGGTAGACAAACGTAAATCTCCACGAAAATTTGACGAAGAGTTTAAAAAATCAATCGTAAAACTCTATCAAGGCGGTAAATCACAAAATGCTTTAGCTAGTGAATATGGAATCGCCCTCTCCTCTGTGGCTCGCTGGGTGAAGCAATATTCTGAAGTCCAAATTGATGATGATACGATCCTCACGGCTCGACAGATCAAGCAATTACAGAAACGAAACCTTCAGCTAGAAGAAGAAAATTTAATCTTAAAAAAAGCGA ATTGCCATATTCACGCCACACTCAACGAACGACTAAATGCGATTCGTATTTTACGTCATGAACACTCTGTTGTTACGCTTTGCAGGGTTCTTAAGGTTAATCGTTCGACTTACTACAAACGTTTTTCTGGAAAAATTGCCCCTAGAACAGCAGAAAATCAACAGTTAAGAAAGACGATCTTAGAAATCTATATACTCTCTAAAAAACGAATAGGCCCTGCAAAAGTAAGACGTATGCTTATACGTGACTATGGCATTTCTATTAGTATTGGTCGCGTTTATCGACTAATGAGCACCATGAACTTACCTAAAATGTCTACAGTAAAACCTGTCTTTAAACCGACTACAGGTCAGGTTTCTTTGAAGCGCCCAAATCATTTGAAGCAAGCATTTAACCCACCTGCACCAAACCAAGTGTGGACCAGCGACTTTTCTTATATTCCTATTGGGAAAAAATCGTTTGTTTATCTTTGCGTGATTTTAGATTTATTTTCTAGAAAAGTCATTGCTTGGACTGTCAGTAAAAAGATAGATACTACTTTAGCTATTACAACAATTGAAAAAGCAATTCAAGTCAGAAAGCCTACGGCTTCTGTTCTTTTTCACACTGATCAAGGTTCCCAATATACTTCATTTGAATTCAGAAAGTTTTTAGAAAATCATTCTATTGTCCAATCCTTATCGAAACCTGGTTATCCTTGGGACAACGCTGTAACAGAAGCTTTCTTCAAATACATGAAGAAAGAAGAACTCAACAGAAGAACCTTTTCTTCTCTTCAAGAAGTCCATCTTGCTTGCTTTGAATATATTGAGGGATTCTACAACTCGCAGCGCCCTCATGGAACCTTAGATATGCTTACACCAAATGAAATGGAGGATAAATACTTTGATTCTCACTAA
- a CDS encoding chloramphenicol acetyltransferase produces MVISAKVIDQTNWDRKEHFDFFSRDEGSPLYDITTQIDVTHFYHYVKENQLSFYYALIYATTKVMNGIENFRYKIRGADVVLIERLIPSFTDLKTDSELFHIVTLDFEGDLKQFSDEAKRVSHTQKAYFPNTDYQSDTMIQFSCLPWFSFTNLGNELSLDRNDGIPKVTWGKFVKQDDRILLPYSVQVNHRLVDGLHLGKLINQLQTYLDSLETHPTI; encoded by the coding sequence ATGGTGATATCTGCTAAAGTAATAGATCAAACAAATTGGGATCGAAAAGAACATTTTGATTTTTTCTCGAGGGATGAGGGTTCACCTCTATACGATATTACGACACAAATCGATGTGACTCATTTTTATCATTACGTAAAAGAGAACCAATTGTCCTTTTATTATGCCTTGATTTATGCTACAACTAAAGTGATGAATGGTATTGAAAATTTTCGTTACAAGATACGTGGAGCAGATGTAGTTCTAATCGAGCGTTTGATTCCCAGCTTTACTGATTTAAAAACAGATAGTGAGTTATTTCATATTGTGACGCTTGATTTTGAAGGTGATTTGAAACAATTTTCTGATGAGGCGAAGCGGGTAAGCCATACCCAAAAAGCTTATTTTCCAAATACAGATTACCAGTCAGATACAATGATTCAATTTTCCTGCTTGCCTTGGTTTTCTTTTACTAATTTAGGGAATGAGCTGAGCTTGGATCGAAACGATGGGATTCCCAAAGTAACATGGGGAAAATTTGTAAAGCAAGATGATCGGATTTTATTGCCTTATTCAGTTCAGGTAAATCATCGGCTTGTCGATGGCCTTCATTTAGGTAAGCTGATCAATCAGCTGCAAACCTATTTAGACAGTTTAGAAACCCACCCTACTATTTAA
- a CDS encoding Nramp family divalent metal transporter has product MVEENKEKEHLLDYANGPSLEEINNTVEVPKNASFWRTLLAYSGPGALVAVGYMDPGNWITSIAGGAEYKYALLSVILLSSLIAMLLQGMAAKLGIVTGRDLAQATREHTSKKTGFVLWIITELAIMATDIAEVIGGAVALQLLFGFPLLIGVLITTFDVLLLLLLTKMGFRKIEAIVACLIAVIFFVFAYEVALADPNIGEVMRGFIPDIRIATDKSMLFLALGIVGATVMPHNLYLHSSIAQARKFDRNDDKEKAKAIRFTIWDSNIQLTIAFIVNCLLLILGGALFYGTNSDLGKFVDLFDALKNPDIVGNIASPVLSILFAIALLASGQNSTITGTLSGQIVMEGFIHLRMPLWMRRVVTRLIAIVPVIVCVIIYGGSESAVEDLLLYTQVFLSIALPVSIIPLTLYTSDKKIMGRFANPTWVKVLAWIIAIVLTALNLFLIYGTLTGVNA; this is encoded by the coding sequence ATGGTAGAAGAGAACAAAGAGAAAGAACATTTATTGGATTATGCAAATGGTCCAAGCTTGGAAGAAATCAATAATACTGTTGAGGTACCGAAAAATGCCAGCTTTTGGCGGACATTATTAGCTTATAGTGGACCAGGAGCCTTAGTTGCCGTTGGTTATATGGATCCCGGCAATTGGATCACATCGATTGCAGGTGGTGCGGAATATAAGTATGCACTATTAAGTGTCATTTTGTTATCAAGCTTGATTGCTATGCTACTTCAAGGGATGGCGGCTAAATTAGGAATCGTGACAGGTCGAGATTTAGCACAAGCAACAAGAGAACATACTAGTAAGAAAACAGGTTTTGTTTTGTGGATCATTACAGAACTTGCGATCATGGCAACAGATATTGCCGAAGTAATTGGTGGAGCAGTTGCCTTACAGTTACTGTTTGGGTTTCCATTATTGATCGGGGTTTTGATTACAACTTTTGATGTGTTATTATTACTCCTTTTAACAAAAATGGGCTTTAGAAAAATTGAAGCGATCGTTGCTTGTTTAATTGCTGTTATCTTTTTTGTTTTTGCTTATGAAGTAGCACTTGCTGATCCCAATATTGGTGAGGTAATGCGAGGATTTATTCCGGATATAAGAATTGCCACTGATAAATCAATGTTGTTTTTAGCGCTAGGGATTGTAGGGGCGACTGTAATGCCTCATAACTTATACTTACATTCATCTATTGCTCAAGCTAGAAAATTCGATCGCAATGATGATAAAGAAAAAGCAAAAGCCATTCGGTTTACGATTTGGGATTCAAATATTCAATTGACGATCGCATTTATTGTAAACTGTTTATTGCTGATTTTAGGTGGAGCATTATTTTATGGAACCAATAGTGATTTAGGAAAATTTGTCGATTTATTTGATGCATTGAAGAATCCAGATATCGTTGGAAACATCGCCAGTCCTGTATTAAGTATTTTATTTGCGATTGCGTTGCTTGCTTCTGGTCAAAATTCTACAATTACAGGAACACTTTCCGGACAAATCGTGATGGAAGGTTTTATCCATTTAAGAATGCCTCTATGGATGCGTCGCGTTGTGACTCGTTTGATTGCAATCGTGCCGGTTATCGTCTGTGTAATTATTTACGGTGGCAGCGAGTCAGCAGTTGAAGACTTATTGTTATATACACAAGTATTTTTAAGTATTGCCTTACCAGTATCGATCATTCCATTGACCTTGTACACTAGTGATAAAAAAATCATGGGCAGGTTTGCCAATCCAACCTGGGTCAAAGTGTTGGCCTGGATCATTGCAATCGTTTTGACCGCCTTGAATTTGTTTTTGATTTACGGAACATTAACTGGTGTGAATGCTTAA
- a CDS encoding MerR family transcriptional regulator → MNIKKVSELSGVSADTIRYYERIGLIPPVKRTVSGIRDFDEEDLRWIVFSRQMRNAGLSIESMVNYINLFQVGDETVPVRKEIIAAQIKMLKEKASELNTAIDRLEFKLANYDEHMIPAENSLRAFNLNK, encoded by the coding sequence ATGAATATAAAAAAAGTTAGTGAATTAAGTGGTGTGTCCGCGGATACAATCAGGTATTATGAACGAATTGGTTTGATTCCACCAGTGAAACGGACTGTGAGTGGGATTCGGGATTTTGACGAAGAAGACCTACGCTGGATTGTTTTTAGTCGGCAGATGAGAAATGCTGGTTTGTCTATTGAATCTATGGTGAATTATATAAACCTATTCCAAGTAGGAGATGAAACAGTTCCAGTACGTAAAGAAATTATTGCAGCGCAAATTAAAATGTTAAAAGAAAAGGCTTCTGAATTAAATACAGCGATTGATAGATTGGAGTTTAAGTTAGCCAATTATGACGAGCACATGATTCCAGCAGAAAATTCTTTACGTGCCTTTAATCTAAATAAATGA
- a CDS encoding RidA family protein: protein MKKKFKSIEIFPYPYAPFNLSQGISLDNLLFISGQTSINKFGNLLHSGDFTAQAEQAFTNLRTVLKAGNSSLDHVLKSDNILNRSDELPNNCRLAGKIFFITISS, encoded by the coding sequence ATGAAAAAAAAGTTTAAATCCATTGAAATTTTCCCATATCCTTATGCACCTTTTAATCTCTCTCAAGGAATTTCCCTAGATAATTTACTATTCATTTCAGGACAAACAAGCATCAATAAATTTGGTAATTTACTCCACTCTGGTGATTTTACAGCCCAAGCAGAGCAAGCTTTCACTAATCTAAGAACTGTTTTAAAAGCTGGAAACTCTTCTCTTGATCATGTTTTGAAAAGTGACAATATTCTTAACAGATCTGACGAACTTCCAAACAATTGTAGACTTGCGGGAAAAATATTTTTCATCACCATTTCCAGCTGA
- a CDS encoding carboxymuconolactone decarboxylase family protein: MKKQTAGRDQLGAFAPKFAELNDDLLFGEIWSREEQLSPRDRSLITCSSLLTQGMPQLEAHMKMAKQNGVTKDEMVELITHLAFYTGWPKAWSAFSLAKEIFGE, encoded by the coding sequence ATGAAAAAACAAACAGCAGGCAGAGATCAACTTGGAGCGTTTGCACCAAAATTTGCTGAATTAAATGATGACCTACTATTTGGTGAAATCTGGTCTAGAGAAGAGCAACTTTCACCTCGTGACCGTAGTTTGATCACTTGTTCAAGTTTATTAACCCAAGGTATGCCGCAACTAGAAGCACACATGAAGATGGCGAAACAAAATGGTGTGACCAAAGATGAAATGGTCGAGTTGATCACTCATCTGGCTTTTTATACCGGGTGGCCCAAAGCATGGTCAGCATTTTCATTGGCCAAAGAAATTTTTGGAGAATAG
- the trmD gene encoding tRNA (guanosine(37)-N1)-methyltransferase TrmD: protein MKIDVLTLFPRMFEGPLGESIIGKAVEKNLLEINISNFRDHADNKHQSVDDYPYGGGAGMLLKVQPIYDNLRRIEEAAPETKKRVILLDPAGKQFDQKMAEEFSEEEHLVFICGHYEGYDERIRSLVTDEVSLGDYVLTGGELGAMVMIDATVRLLPDVLGNKLSAQTDSHSTGLLEHPQYTRPAEFNGMSVPAVLTNGNHKLIDEWQQKESLRRTLERRSDMLEKVVLTEQQEKWLEELRNEKKEGN from the coding sequence ATGAAGATTGATGTGTTAACGTTATTTCCTAGAATGTTCGAAGGACCACTAGGTGAATCGATCATCGGAAAAGCCGTAGAGAAAAATCTATTGGAAATCAATATCTCAAACTTTAGGGATCATGCAGACAATAAACACCAGTCCGTAGATGATTATCCTTATGGTGGCGGAGCAGGTATGTTGCTAAAGGTTCAGCCAATTTATGATAACTTGCGCAGAATTGAAGAAGCCGCACCAGAAACAAAAAAAAGAGTGATTTTGCTTGATCCAGCTGGTAAGCAGTTTGACCAAAAAATGGCGGAAGAGTTTTCGGAAGAAGAGCATTTGGTGTTTATCTGCGGTCATTATGAAGGATACGATGAACGGATTCGTTCGCTTGTGACAGATGAAGTTTCATTAGGGGATTATGTATTAACTGGTGGAGAATTGGGTGCAATGGTGATGATTGACGCGACGGTACGCTTACTGCCAGATGTTTTAGGCAATAAACTGTCTGCTCAAACGGATTCTCATTCAACAGGTTTACTAGAGCATCCACAGTATACCCGTCCTGCTGAATTTAATGGAATGAGTGTACCAGCAGTTTTAACGAATGGTAACCATAAATTAATCGATGAGTGGCAACAAAAAGAATCATTGAGAAGAACCTTAGAGCGTCGCTCAGACATGCTTGAAAAAGTAGTATTAACTGAGCAACAAGAAAAGTGGTTGGAAGAGCTACGTAACGAAAAAAAGGAAGGTAACTAA
- a CDS encoding cupin domain-containing protein, giving the protein MSKFEEVKEGVIFPIGEKNVAYADYFRGQSYLKNLVADPKINVGVGNVTFEPGCRNNWHIHHDGFQLLLVTGGEGWYQEEGKPAQFLTAGDVIIIHDGIKHWHGAAVDSWFEHLAITAGTPEWLEPVSDESYHQLKK; this is encoded by the coding sequence ATGTCAAAGTTCGAAGAAGTTAAAGAGGGTGTGATTTTTCCGATAGGAGAAAAAAATGTAGCTTATGCTGATTATTTTAGAGGTCAAAGCTACTTGAAAAACTTAGTAGCAGATCCAAAAATAAATGTTGGAGTAGGCAATGTAACGTTTGAACCTGGTTGTCGCAACAATTGGCATATTCATCATGACGGCTTTCAATTGCTGTTAGTAACAGGTGGTGAAGGCTGGTACCAAGAAGAAGGGAAACCAGCCCAATTTTTGACAGCTGGTGATGTTATTATTATCCATGACGGTATTAAACACTGGCATGGCGCTGCAGTCGATAGTTGGTTTGAACATCTAGCAATCACAGCTGGGACACCAGAATGGTTAGAACCAGTTTCAGATGAAAGCTATCATCAGTTGAAAAAATGA